From Ailuropoda melanoleuca isolate Jingjing chromosome 8, ASM200744v2, whole genome shotgun sequence, a single genomic window includes:
- the LOC100474415 gene encoding olfactory receptor 10G9 yields the protein MTNVSLVTTFFLMGLPRAPALDIPLWGLFLVIYVLTVLGNFLILLVIAVDSHLHTPMYYFLTNLSFIDMWFSTVTVPKMLMTLASPGGRAISFHSCVAQLYSFHFLGSTECFLYTVMSYDRYLAISHPLRYPSMMSGRTCALLATSTWLSGSLHSAVQTTLTFRLPYCGPNQIQHYFCDAPPILKLACTDTSVNEMVIFVNIGVVASGCFLLIVLSYVSIIWSILKIRTSEGRHRAFQTCASHCIVVLCFFVPCVFIYLRPGSRDAVDGVVAVFYTVLTPLLNPVVYTLRNKEVKRALWKLIETVT from the coding sequence ATGACAAACGTGAGCCTCGTCACAACGTTCTTCCTCATGGGGCTTCCCCGTGCACCTGCGCTGGACATCCCCCTCTGGGGACTGTTCTTGGTGATTTATGTACTCACCGTGCTGGGGAACTTCCTCATCCTGCTGGTGATCGCGGTGgattcccacctccacacccccatgtactacTTCCTGACCAACCTGTCCTTCATTGACATGTGGTTCTCCACGGTCACCGTGCCCAAAATGCTGATGACCTTGGCGTCCCCAGGAGGCAGGGCGATCTCCTTTCACAGCTGTGTGGCCCAGCTCTACTCCTTCCACTTCCTGGGGAGCACCGAGTGTTTCCTCTACACAGTCATGTCCTATGACCGCTACCTGGCCATCAGTCACCCGCTCAGGTACCCCAGCATGATGAGTGGGAGGACGTGTGCCCTCCTGGCCACCAGCACGTGGCTCAGTGGCTCTCTGCACTCTGCTGTCCAGACCACACTGACATTCCGTTTGCCCTACTGTGGGCCCAACCAGATCCAGCATTACTTCTGTGATGCCCCTCCCATCCTCAAGCTGGCCTGCACGGACACCTCCGTGAACGAGATGGTGATCTTTGTCAACATCGGGGTCGTGGCCTCGGGCTGCTTTCTCCTGATAGTGCTGTCCTATGTGTCCATCATCTGGTCCATCCTGAAGATCCGCACCTCAGAGGGGAGACACAGAGCCTTTCAGACCTGCGCCTCCCACTGCATTGTggtcctttgtttctttgttccctgtgttttcatttacctGAGGCCAGGCTCCCGGGATGCTGTGGATGGGGTTGTGGCAGTTTTCTACACGGTGCTGACACCCCTTCTAAACCCGGTGGTGTACACCCTGAGGAACAAGGAAGTGAAGAGAGCTCTGTGGAAGCTTATAGAAACGGTGACATAG